GAGAGTCTGTCCCCGGAACAGCTGCGCGACAGCCTCTTCGATGTGGTGAGCCAGCTCAACGCGGGTGTGGAGCTCATCGAGGCGCCCGCGGAGCGTCACCGGGTGGCGCGGCTGAACGCAGAGGCCGGAAGGAAAGCCCTGGCGGCGGTCGCGCATCGGCCCGCCATCGTCTACTTCACGGCGGCCTTCGAGCTCATTCCAGGAGACCCCTGGGACACGGACTACGAGCTGGCCTTCCAGGCGCGACTCGCCCGCGCCCGATGCGAGCTCGTGAGCGGCAACGTCGGTGGGGCGCGTCAGCTGGCGGTGGAGCTCCGCTCCCGAGGGCGGAGCCCCGCGGACCGGGTGGCCGCCTACATCCTGCAGGGGGATAGCTGCATGGCCGCGGGTGACAGTCCGGGGGCCATCACCTGCATGCTGGAGTGCCTGGCGATGCTGGGCATGCCCTTGTCCGCGCACCCCACGTGGGAAGAGGCGGTGGCCGTCCATGAGGAGGTATGGGCGTTGCTGGGGAAGCGCTCCATCGAGAGCCTCGTCGACCTGCCGCGCATGAGCGACCCCGAGATGCAGCTGCTGATGAGCGCGCTGGCTGCCATCTGGGCGAAGGCCATGGTCACCGACAACCACCTGCTCGTCATCGCCCTGAGCCGGATGGTCTCGCTCACCCTGCGTCACGGTTTCACGGAGGCTTCGGTGGTGGGCTTTGCCTGGTTCGGGGTGACGACCGGCAGCCTGTTCAAGCGGTACCGGGAGGGCAGGGCCCTGACCTTGCTCGCGAGCACGCTCGTCGATCGATACGAGCTGGCCCCTCTTCGGCCTGGAGCGTTCCTGGCCCTGCAGTGCGGCAGCCTCTGGACTGATCCGCTCCCCGTCGTGCAGGAGCACAGCCTCAACGGCCTCCAGCATGCGCTCCAGGCGGGGGACTTCTACTTCGCCGCCCTCCTGGCCGTTGCGCTGGTGGGGACCCGCCTGTCCATGGGGAACAACCTGGAGGACGTCTACCAGGACTCGATCGTCCGCCTCGAGTTCGCGCGCAAGGTTGGCGTCCGGGACGTGCAAGACCTGCTCCGCGTCTACCAGGGCTTCATTCAGCAGATGCGCGGCGAATCGCGCTCGTTCAGCACGATGAGCGGGGACGGCTTCGATGAGCAGGCCTACGAGGCCGAGATGACGCCGGCGCGCATGGGCAGCACGCGAGGCCAATACTGGTTTACCAAGCTCCAGGCGCGCTTCCTGTGTGGCGCCCACCGTGAGGCCCTCGAGACGGCGGAGAAGGGGGAGGAGTTCGTCTGGGCCATGTACACCTCCGGCAGCATGAGGGAGTACCACCTCTACCGGGCCCTCACGCTGGCCGCGTGCTTCGAGGAGGCCACACCCGAGGTTCAGCGCCAGTGGCTCGAGGACATCCGGCGCCACCAGCGGCAGCTGGCCGAGTGGACGGAGAACTGTCCCGAGAGTTTCCACATGCTCGAGCGGATGGTGGCCGGAGAGCTGGCCCGGCTCGGGGGACGTGGGGATGAGGCGACGCGCGCCTACGAGGAGGCCATTCGCGCGGCACGAGAGAGTGGGGCTCCCCAGTTCGTGGGAGTGGCCAGTGAGCTGGCGGCGAACTTCTGGCGCTCGCGGCAGTCGCCCATCGTCGCTCACACCTTCGCCCGCGAGGCCCGAGCGGCCTTCCTGCAGTGGGGAGCGCTGGGCAAGGTGCAGCAGCTGGACTCCCTGTGGCCCAACCTCTCGCCCGAGGTGGCCGCTGGGGAGACCCAGACCAGCAGCACGGACTCGACGCGGATCGACGCGCTGACGGTGGTGAAGGCGCAGCAGGCCATCTCCGGGGAGATCGTCCTGGAGCGGCTGGTGACCACGCTGGTGCGTGCGGCGGTCGAGAATGCAGGCGCTCAGCGCGGCGTCCTGCTGCTGCCGAGCGGAGACACGCTCTCGGTGGTGGCGTCCTCCAGTGCTTCGTCGGGCAGTGTGGCCGTCACGGTGGAGGGTGGGGGCGCTCAGGAGCTGCCGTGGACGATGCTGTCGTATGTGAGGCGCACGCGGGAGCATGTGCTGATTGGAGATGCGTCCAAGCCGCATCCGTTCACGACGGATGAGTACCTGGCGCGCAGCGGAGCCAGGTCCGTGCTGTGTCTGCCATTGATGAGGCAGGAGCAGTTCAGCGGAGTGCTGTACCTGGAGAACAACCTGGCGACCAACGCGTTCAGCCCGGGGAGGCTGGCGCTGCTGGGCCACATCGCCTCGCAGGCCGCCATCTCCATCGAGAACGCGCGGCTGTACGGGGACGTGCAGCGGGCGAGGCAGGAGCTGAGGCAGGCCAATGACGAGCTGGAGCAGCGGGTGGAGGAGCGCACCCGGGAGCTGAAGCAGGCGCAGGCGAGGCTGGTGGACACGGCGCGTTCGGTGGGAATGGCGGAGGTGGCCTCGAATGTGCTGCACAACGTGGGCAACGTGCTGACCAGCGCCGTCATCAACCTGGAGATGATGCAGCGGGCGGTGGGCGCCTCGAGAGTGGGGAAGCTGAAGCAGGCGACGAACATGTTGCTGGAGAATCGCCAGGACTTGACGAGCTTCCTGTCACCTGGAGCAAGAGGGGGACACCTGCCGGAGTACCTGGCGAAGCTGGCCGACGAGCTGATGGGTCAGCAGATGCAGCTGGTGGAAGACATGGAGGCGATGGGGCGGCACATCGAGCACATCCGGGCCATCGTGCAGGTGCAGCAGACGTACGCGAGGACGTCGCTGATGACGGAGGAGTGCGACCTGGGGCAGCTGGTCGAGGACGCGCTGCGGATCCAGATGGCGGCGCTGCATCGGCACGGGGTGACGTTGGTCAAGGAGCTGTCCGCGGTGCCGAGGCTGAAGCTGGACAAGCACAAGGTGCTGCAGATCCTCATCAACCTGCTGAGCAACGCCAAGTACGCGATGGATGGCTCACCCGAGGGAGAGCGTCACATGCGGGTGAGGCTGGGAGTGGAGGGACAGCACGTCCAGATCCAGGTGGAGGACAACGGGGTGGGGATTGCGCCGGAAGCGCGGGAGAACCTGTTCACGCACGGGTTCACGACGCGCAAGGACGGACACGGCTTCGGACTGCATTCCAGCGCGCTGGCGGCGCAGATGCTGGGAGGGCGGCTGACGCTGGAGAGCGAGGGGCCCGGTAAGGGAGCCGTTGCCACGCTGGAGCTTCCACTCTCCTCTTCGGATGGGCTGTAACGAGAGTCTTGCACGAGCGGCCGGTGCTGCTGGGGCGGGTGCAGGGCCACGCGCTCTCGGAGGCGGTGGGCAAACCACTTGTCTCAAGACTCGATCTTCGGACGGCCCATGGGCAGCTGCATCAGCTCCTGCCCCTGCGTATCGATGGCTCGGAGCACGAGGGTCTTCGTGCCATCGGCGTCCTCGCCGTCATTCAGCTGCCAGTCGATGCCCACCAGCGCCTCGTACGTCACCAACCCCAGGCGCCAGAACTCGTGGAAGACTCCCGCCTTCAGCCACTCTCGGAACCGACAGTGGGCCGAGGACGAGTGGCACACTCCGGGGGCTTTGAGCGCCTGCCACTGCATCCCCATGCGCAGCACCAACAAGATGGCTTCCATGGCGAACCTGTCCGGCACCAGGGGGCTATGGCGCCCCAGCGGATGCGGGGGCCTGGGCGGCAGCAGGGGCTCTATCTTCGCCGTGTTTCCGAACTGCGTGAAAGGGACTCGCAACGATGACGGTGGTGAATCCATATCAAGCGGAGATGACATGAAACGCCTCCACCCGGGGGAACTCGCCCGCTGCCCCCTGCTCGGCCGCGCCGCGCCTCCCACGGAGTAAGAAGCGAGAAAACCGCGCTCTTGTTGCCAACGCCAGGGAGCATCCCCACCTCAGTCACGGTTCTTTGACTGGGGGCGCGTTTGGGTTCACAGGTTGGCGTTCGGGGGCTGGTGGCGTGCATGGTGGTGTTGTCGTGGGTGGCTTGCAGTGAGGCGCCGCCTGCGCCCTCCACCACTGTCGAGAAAGCACCACAACAAGAGCGGAAGCCGCGCTTCGTTCCGGGGCGCGCCATCGTCAAGCTGAAGGACTCTGCGGATCCGCGGTTGCGGAACGCGCCTCCGCAACTGGTGGGCTTTCACGTCCAGGTCGTCAAACCCCTGGCGGGCGGCTCGATGCTCTGGTCCCTGGAGCCAGAGCAGAAGAACCTGGAGCTCTCCTTCGAAGAGGACGAGGCCAGCACCCTGGCCGCCATCGAGGAGCTGCGCAGGAACCCGGACGTCGAGTACGCGCACGTGGATCTCTACATGGAGTTCTTCGCGACGCCGAACGACCCGCTGTATCCGGAGCAGTGGCACTACCCTGCGATGAACCTGCCGCAGGCATGGAACACCGTCACCGGAGGGGTGAAGATCGCGGTGCTCGATACGGGCCGGCTCGATCACCCGGATCTGGTGGGGCGCTGGGCTCCAGGCTACGACTTCGGTGAAGGCGACGCGGATCCGACGGATAACGGCACCTGGCACCACGGCCTGCATGTGTCGGGCATCCTCGCGGCGAACACGAACAACGCGATGGGCGGCGCGGGCGTTTGCTGGGGATGTCAGCTCATGCCGGTCCGGATCTCCAACCGCTACGACCAGCTGGTCACCGTCAGCACCGTGGGCCTGGCTGTCCAGTGGGCGGCGGATAACGGTGCGAGGGTCATCAACATGAGCTTCGGTTCCAATGGTGGCTCGGATCCGTGCTCGAACTACCCTTACATGCAGGACGCGGTGAACTACGCGCTCCAGCGCGGCGTGGTCCTGGTGGCGGCGGCGGGCAACTTCATGGTGGACACCGCGGGAGTGACGCCAGCCTCGTGCAATGGCGTGATCGCCGTGGCCGCCAGCACCCGGACAGGCCAGCTCGCCTCCTTCAGCAACCGAGGGACGCGGGTGGACGTCACGGCGCCCGGAGGAGGTCCCGAGTTCTATGGCCAGGGCCTTGGCTGTCCCGAAGACGGAAGCACCTACAGCGGGACGGATGGCGCGGTGTCGCCCTGGGCCATCGTCAAGGCGGGAGACCAGCTCCAGCCGACGGACTACTGCTACCGCTACCTCAGCGGCACCTCCATGGCGTCCCCGCACGTCGCGGGGCTGGCCGCGTTGCTGCTGACCCAGCGGCCGTCAATGTCACCCTGGCAGATCACCGAGCGCATCAAGCAGACGGCGCGCCCGATTCCGGGCTGCACCTCGGACTGTGGAACGGGCCTCGTGGACGCGGCGGCGGCGCTCTACCCACCGCCTCCGGAGAAGCCCATGAAGGGGCCGTGGTGGAATCCGGCGCGCTCGGGCAACGGGCTCGACATCCAGTACATGCCCAATGACAACAACACCCTGGCGATGTCCTGGTTCACCTACAAACCCTCGGGTGAGCCCATCTGGTACATGAGCTATCTCTCCGCGGGGGCGGGGGAGTGGGTTGGAGATCTGCTGCGGACCTCGTGGAGTGGGACGAGCGCTTCCACCCAGGTGGTCGGGACCGCGAAGCTGATTGGCACCAACGGCCAGTGGACGTATCAGTGGAAGTTGGGAGCGCTCTCGGGGAGCGAGCCCATCCAGCCGTTCCTGTTTGGCAATGGCGCCACGACGATGGAGATGAGCGGTGACTGGTACAACCCCCAGGAGTCGGGATGGGGCGTGGTGTTCGCGACCCGAGGGACGATCCAGGTGGCCACCGTCACCGTCTACAGGGGCTCCGAGCCGGTATGGATGCAGGGCCTGGTGGACACGTCGGCCACGTCCTTCACCATCGGGCTGAACTACATCACGGGGACCAACCTGTGCCCGGGGTGCTCGGGAGCACCCTCGACGGTTTCCCAGCCCGCGGGCACGCTCTCCATCGCTGGCGCGGGTGGAGTGCCGAGCGTGGTGACGAGCTCCACGCAGATCAGCTTCCCAGGTGGGACCTGGAACCGACCGCCGTTCAACCTCACGCGCTTGATCGGGCCGTAGGCCTCGCAACGAGCAGGGCCTCCGTGCCTTGGAGCGGAGGTCCTGCCGCTTCGCGAGCCATGCAGCGAAGCGCTTGTCGAGGATGGGGGCGCTTTGTCGACGGCAGCTCACGTGTCGTCATCCAAGAACGATGGCTCAGTCGCAATTGCCCCATGTCAGCCAACCCCCAGGTTCACAGGATTTTCAACTTGGGACCCTCGACATGGGCGCCCTCGAGTTCGAAGCCCTTGGCCTTCATGCCGACCAGCACCCGGCGCGGTTTCTGGGAGATCAGGATGGGAGGTTCCGGGCGCAGTTCTCCGCGGCGGAGGCCGAACAGTTTGCGAGAACGAGTGGTTGCGGGCCCTTACCTGAGGCATCCCCTCATATAACGCCGAAGGTTTCGCGGAAAACGGGCTGCTCACGAACGAGCTGGCCGAAGAGCTCCATCAGAGGGAGCAACTGGGCCTCGGGCATCATGGGCAGGGCCTGATAGTAGAAGCAGCCCTGGCGGAAGAGAGAGTAGGAGCGTTTCTTGACCGTGTTGGCTTTGAGGGAGCGCTCCATCCCCAGCCGCTCACCGGCCTCCCCGAGCACCGTCAGCAGAGCCATGGCCAGTGCGCACACCCGCAGCAACCGGTCGCGCCGCTCCGGCTCGGCAATGCTCATGGCGGACAAGCCCATGCCGAAACGCAAGTCTTTGAGGTCGCGAAAACTCTCCTCGGTGCGGAAGCGGCGGCTGTAGAGCGCCACCACCTGAGCGGCGCTCGCCCCACTCAGGCTGGTGGCCAGACACCAGGGCTGCTTCATGCCCTTCTTCTTCACGAGAACCACCGCGTTCACGGGCGCCTGGTCGGCGGTGACCCACGCGGCAGGCAATCGGCAGGCGCGGCCCGAGGCGGGCACCCACTCGGCTGCCGTGCGCCGCTCGCCGTCCTGGCGGGTGACGGTGATGCACTGGCGAAAGCGAATGACGTACTCGAAGCCCACCTGCCCCAACAGGGCGTAGAGCTTCTGGTCGGCAAAGCCCCGGTCGGCCAGAATCGTCACCTTCACCTCGGGCGGGATGAGCTCGCGCAGGCGCAGCAGGACGCAGTCCTCCACGGCGTTGCGCAGCCCCTTGAGGGCGGACTTCTGCACCGTCAGCCACACCAGGGGCGTCGAGCGGCCGTGTCGCGTCTT
The DNA window shown above is from Hyalangium gracile and carries:
- a CDS encoding trifunctional serine/threonine-protein kinase/ATP-binding protein/sensor histidine kinase, giving the protein MLDIPGYRVLGTIRATGSNALFHATREADGLPVIIKTPMAPSPGPRERERYRREFGILQRLSDVKGVARPYACERIHERPVLLLERVHGEALSETVGKSLEVPRFLALAISLASTLAEIHSRNVIHKDIKPSNIILEPSGEGRLIDFGVATLQQVEHLDAAPGHMIEGTLAYMSPEQTGRMNRAVDYRTDFYSLGVTLYEVLTGQRPFQGRDELEWFHAHMAQNPKPPHELNPEVPSALSSIVLKLMAKTAEERYQSAEGLKADLERCRQELGQSTPRAFVPGEHDVPNRFQLPQRLYGRDAQVATLLQGFERVAQTSQPELFLVSGYSGIGKSSVVHELHKPVVQRRGFFLSGKFDQFQRDVPYATIAQAIRGLVQQLLAGTDEELARWRARLSQVWEGQGQALVDLVPQLEVVVGQQPPIPELPVSEAQHRLRRVVRQFLKVFATPEHPLVVFLDDLQWADLSSLQLIQQLLSQSEPLPVLWIGAYRDNEVSSTHPLVPVLEEVRKSGARMTDLRLEPLSPNQVAQLVADTLPGAGEELVVPLSELVYEKTGGNPFFLLRLMVTLHQDGLLVRMPGGGWRWDAEGVAARGYSDNVVDFMVGKLRQLPPGTQQLLRLAACVGSAFSLPMLGTLADMKETGQVEQGIEPALQESMLVRAGPEQYRFLHDRIQQAAHSLSSEAERKSIHLRIGRLLLESLSPEQLRDSLFDVVSQLNAGVELIEAPAERHRVARLNAEAGRKALAAVAHRPAIVYFTAAFELIPGDPWDTDYELAFQARLARARCELVSGNVGGARQLAVELRSRGRSPADRVAAYILQGDSCMAAGDSPGAITCMLECLAMLGMPLSAHPTWEEAVAVHEEVWALLGKRSIESLVDLPRMSDPEMQLLMSALAAIWAKAMVTDNHLLVIALSRMVSLTLRHGFTEASVVGFAWFGVTTGSLFKRYREGRALTLLASTLVDRYELAPLRPGAFLALQCGSLWTDPLPVVQEHSLNGLQHALQAGDFYFAALLAVALVGTRLSMGNNLEDVYQDSIVRLEFARKVGVRDVQDLLRVYQGFIQQMRGESRSFSTMSGDGFDEQAYEAEMTPARMGSTRGQYWFTKLQARFLCGAHREALETAEKGEEFVWAMYTSGSMREYHLYRALTLAACFEEATPEVQRQWLEDIRRHQRQLAEWTENCPESFHMLERMVAGELARLGGRGDEATRAYEEAIRAARESGAPQFVGVASELAANFWRSRQSPIVAHTFAREARAAFLQWGALGKVQQLDSLWPNLSPEVAAGETQTSSTDSTRIDALTVVKAQQAISGEIVLERLVTTLVRAAVENAGAQRGVLLLPSGDTLSVVASSSASSGSVAVTVEGGGAQELPWTMLSYVRRTREHVLIGDASKPHPFTTDEYLARSGARSVLCLPLMRQEQFSGVLYLENNLATNAFSPGRLALLGHIASQAAISIENARLYGDVQRARQELRQANDELEQRVEERTRELKQAQARLVDTARSVGMAEVASNVLHNVGNVLTSAVINLEMMQRAVGASRVGKLKQATNMLLENRQDLTSFLSPGARGGHLPEYLAKLADELMGQQMQLVEDMEAMGRHIEHIRAIVQVQQTYARTSLMTEECDLGQLVEDALRIQMAALHRHGVTLVKELSAVPRLKLDKHKVLQILINLLSNAKYAMDGSPEGERHMRVRLGVEGQHVQIQVEDNGVGIAPEARENLFTHGFTTRKDGHGFGLHSSALAAQMLGGRLTLESEGPGKGAVATLELPLSSSDGL
- a CDS encoding S8 family serine peptidase yields the protein MRNAPPQLVGFHVQVVKPLAGGSMLWSLEPEQKNLELSFEEDEASTLAAIEELRRNPDVEYAHVDLYMEFFATPNDPLYPEQWHYPAMNLPQAWNTVTGGVKIAVLDTGRLDHPDLVGRWAPGYDFGEGDADPTDNGTWHHGLHVSGILAANTNNAMGGAGVCWGCQLMPVRISNRYDQLVTVSTVGLAVQWAADNGARVINMSFGSNGGSDPCSNYPYMQDAVNYALQRGVVLVAAAGNFMVDTAGVTPASCNGVIAVAASTRTGQLASFSNRGTRVDVTAPGGGPEFYGQGLGCPEDGSTYSGTDGAVSPWAIVKAGDQLQPTDYCYRYLSGTSMASPHVAGLAALLLTQRPSMSPWQITERIKQTARPIPGCTSDCGTGLVDAAAALYPPPPEKPMKGPWWNPARSGNGLDIQYMPNDNNTLAMSWFTYKPSGEPIWYMSYLSAGAGEWVGDLLRTSWSGTSASTQVVGTAKLIGTNGQWTYQWKLGALSGSEPIQPFLFGNGATTMEMSGDWYNPQESGWGVVFATRGTIQVATVTVYRGSEPVWMQGLVDTSATSFTIGLNYITGTNLCPGCSGAPSTVSQPAGTLSIAGAGGVPSVVTSSTQISFPGGTWNRPPFNLTRLIGP
- a CDS encoding IS4 family transposase, which translates into the protein MRRSPINEKKVHDFLDGLFGEDLHAKRVLSLSLATLGVVHAASLSVYAIGQALAIARGTQGKHGVKQVDRLLSNTGIDVWHLLALWVPYVLGQRTEAVVSLDWTDFEADDQTTLVAALKTRHGRSTPLVWLTVQKSALKGLRNAVEDCVLLRLRELIPPEVKVTILADRGFADQKLYALLGQVGFEYVIRFRQCITVTRQDGERRTAAEWVPASGRACRLPAAWVTADQAPVNAVVLVKKKGMKQPWCLATSLSGASAAQVVALYSRRFRTEESFRDLKDLRFGMGLSAMSIAEPERRDRLLRVCALAMALLTVLGEAGERLGMERSLKANTVKKRSYSLFRQGCFYYQALPMMPEAQLLPLMELFGQLVREQPVFRETFGVI